A genome region from Homalodisca vitripennis isolate AUS2020 unplaced genomic scaffold, UT_GWSS_2.1 ScUCBcl_1988;HRSCAF=6299, whole genome shotgun sequence includes the following:
- the LOC124371775 gene encoding jerky protein homolog-like produces MSADSNAAAEYLQEFKEITSSYSPQQVYNADETGLNFKALPTKSLASREEKSAPGFKMDKQRLTVLACSNASATNKIPLMVIGKSKKPRCFKNMNMNALPVYFKNQKKAWMDRALFQEWFEKQFVPNVRAYNEENGLPDRALLLIDNAPSHPDDLELVIGDIKAIFLPPNVTSIIQPMDQGVLQALKQNYRKKAAPKPA; encoded by the coding sequence ATGTCTGCAGACAGCAACGCAGCCGCAGAGTATCTTCAGGAGTTCAAAGAAATTACATCCTCCTACTCACCCCAGCAAGTGTACAACGCTGATGAAACGGGGCTAAATTTCAAAGCGTTGCCAACAAAGAGCCTAGCTTCAAGAGAAGAAAAGTCCGCTCCAGGATTTAAAATGGATAAGCAACGACTAACCGTATTAGCATGCAGCAACGCTTCCGCCACCAATAAGATACCTTTGATGGTTATCGGTAAATCCAAAAAACctcgatgttttaaaaacatgaatatgaacGCTCTGCCGGTTTactttaaaaaccaaaagaaagcttGGATGGATCGTGCTTTGTTTCAAGAATGGTTTGAGAAACAATTTGTGCCCAACGTGAGAGCCTACAATGAAGAAAATGGACTGCCTGATAGAGCGTTGTTACTCATAGATAACGCTCCGTCCCATCCGGATGACTTAGAGCTGGTTATTGGTGATATAAAAGCCATTTTTCTACCACCGAACGTTACTTCGATCATACAACCAATGGACCAAGGAGTTCTACAAGCGTTGAAGCAAAATTATCGGAAAAAAGCTGCTCCGAAGCCTGcttga